The genomic stretch CTTTATTAAAATTTTTATATAACAATTCATCAGTAAGTATATATAAATTCTCATCACCTATAATTTCTTTGCACATCTTTATTGACTCAGCATAATACCCATAATCTATTATTTCTTGTGCCTTTTCGCCTAACTCAGCTATTCTGTCTTGTTTGACAAGATCAACAATATCGTTTAAAGGCATTACAGGAATTAAACCAACCTGCATGTACCAAAGTGCAGCAGAAAAAAACGATCAACAGGATTCCTTAAGATAACAATGGCTTTAATTTTATGATTATATTTTTTAAACGCTCTATGCAAATCCTTCTAGGAAAGTAGTCAGGACATTTTATTCCATTAATTTTATTCCTACTGAATTGAGAAATAAACCTTGATTTATTCTTCTTAAATTCATGATAATTACAATCATCAAACCAATTAGACTCCATCTTTGGCATATATATATTATTGTGTCTGCGCAAAAAGTTATGTATTGACGAGGTCGCAGCCTTCTGAACACCTATAATTGCAAAATCAATACGTGCCATGATTCATTGATCTCCAGCTAATAACATAAAAGTAAAAAATTGAAAAAATCAACCAAGGTAAAAAAGTCTGACCTATTAAGGTGCTATAGGTTGTATTCATTAAATAATAATTAGCGCACAAACCTAAATATAAATTTTTTAATCCAAAAGGGATCTCATCATATCTAGCGTACAATTTTATCATCGCCTTGAAATTAATTAATGAAAAAATTATAAAACCTATAATACCTAACTGCAACCATAGCTCTATAAAACCATTATGCGACTGTGAAGCGTTCCACATGTTATTCTCATCATTTAATACTCTAAGAAACAGACCTTCGTCAGGCCAAAAAGCATCAATTCCAGCTCCAGCTAGAGGGTCTTTCATACCTTGAAAATATAAATAATCCCATAAATATTGTCGAATCATAAAAGTATTTCTTTCAATATTCCTTCCTAGGAATTTTAAAACAACTTCAATAGCAACAGAGAAACGACTACTAAAAAAATACAAGAATGCAGAAATCACATAAAGTATAGTGATTAATGTAAAATATATTTTTTTTCCGAAACGGAAAAAATGATTTATACTCATCACTAGGATAGCAAAAAAGGTACTGAGCAACATTGTTCCTGACAAGGAAAAATATAAGCAAACTAATGCTCCTCCCGCCCCCACGATATAAACGATCCTTCTTTTATGAAAAAACAAAAAAAACAAACATATCAAAGAAGTAGAAGCGCACCGTCCTAATTGATTTTTATGAATATAAATACCATTCCAACCTGCACCAGATGTAGAGCCATCAAGCATGAGTCCCATTGCAGGCTTGAAATAAACCACCAGTAAGCTTAAAATTATCCCAATCAATAAGCCAAAGTTAATTATTTTTGCTGCTTCTATATATTTGTATTGAAGTACAATTGAGCAGGAAAATATATATGAAAAAAAAATTACAGCACTAGCTGTAATGGAAGACGGCTTATTTTTCGACCATAAAATGGAGAAAATAATATATAAAACGAACATAAAATATATTTTATCACGACTAATAATGGATACAACCCTTCCTGGTTTAAGAAGAACTATACTCATTGGAAAAATAGTAAATATAATCCCGATTAATTTCCATATTTCTTCACTAAAAAAATATTATAAATGTCCGATGGTGAACTCATTAAAAAAATAGCAAACGCAAGAAATATAAATAATACTTTCTTTCTATCAATAGTGTTTGATTTCATATTTTCCAGTTAAAGATATTTCAATTTTATTAATTCATACCTTAATACATTATTTATGTAGGCTTCCTGTTCATACGTGAGATGTTTTTTCCACTCATTAATTTTACCTGATCGAAACGTATTTGCCTCACTATCAAAGGAACGATGAACAATATACTGTATATCTTCATCAGAGATGAAGATATCTAAATACCTTGCAATACCTGCAATTGCATCGAATTGCTTTTCCCTCTCCCCGCCGCCTTTCTCGCCAATTAGCGACTCAAAACTAACTAAATGAACCCCTTCAGTTATCCATTTACAAAAAGATCTATAATAGTCTTCAACTGGTGAAATCCCTAGAAATTGACCTGTTCCCAACCCTTCTAAACCGAGAATGATATCCCACAATCCATCAACCTTGTTCTTATTAACTATTCTATCATGCAGCCTATTGGTTCCTCTATTGATAGCGTGAAAATATTGAGATACTACAATACTTCTTGGGTCACGAACGAGCAAAATATGTTTATAACCAAGCTCGTTAAGGGTCCTACAATCTTGCTTTGCAAATGGCATGTGAGTGCCAACAAAATATTTCCTATTTAAAAGGGACAATATTCTTTTCTTTTCTGTCAAATTTACTTTATATTTACCATAGGATATATGACTATAAAAAAAACCTGAATTCTGAATTCCTGGTAATGATGATACAATCCGCTCTAGAAGATGTGTCCCTGATTTCGGCATGCTATTAAGCAAAAGACCTCCCTTCTTGTCAGTAACACAACATCTAGATAAACTAATAAATTTATTACAGTAATTTATTAAAGTTTGTTTCTTACTAAAGTTCCCTTTTAAAAAAAAATCTATATATTCCCTCATTCTCATAGTCAGTGCTGTCTGGTAGTGGGCTCACGGCAAACGCATGACTTTTAGAGTCCTGCCCTGCCTAGTACCTTGCCCAAAAAAACGTTTAACACCAATCTTAAACTGAAAAAGGGAACACAACGGTAGTTGTATTCCTCTGACGACAGGCCGAACGGTATGTCCTCTTCTCTTTTCAAACCACTTCTTAAGTAGGTGTGCATAAATAACTTAACATTTCCCAACAGGAAGCCCCTGTAACTTCGTGCTTCACGATTTAGGCTACCAACTTAAGCCGGGACAGAAAGTAAATTCAAAGAGTTACTCTTAACATGTTTTCTCGGCTTACGAGGCAGGGGCAACTCGCCCATTTGGTGCAGCAACCATTCAAATAAGTCTGGTGGCTTTTCACCAAACAATCGTTGTGCTGCGGTGCTACCATCTGAGCGTGTTATGAAATAATTGTGCATAACGGTAAGCGCTTTGAGACGCTTTGGACTTAAGCCTCTATGATTATGATGAATTTGTGACAAAAAACCGTTGCGTCCTTCGACAGCTGAAGACGCTCAATGAAATTTTCCCACCATTTCCTGAGCCCAATTTTGCCAAAAGAGAATCTCATCCTCGCTGAATGTTCCGGTCAAGGCATGCGTGTGAAAGACGACCAAGGCTTTTTCCCATGCTTTTTCTTGTTCCTTTCGAAGGGTTGGGTTCTTGTTTTTTTCCTGATTGCGCCAGTACACCGTAGGCAAAAGATAGTACATTGCTCAGTTCAGCATTTCCTTGCTCCTCTCGCCCTGCTCTATCAGGTTGGTGAGTACATACAACCACCAAAAATCGGGTTTAGCTTGCCACCGAATGAGAGAGTGAAACCTTCAAGGGTGAGCTGTCTATCACTGGTGTACCTGATCATGTGCATGCCTTATGAGGGGGTGGTCGTTAAAAGCATGCATATTTTACTCTATTTTCTAATAAATTTCATTTTAAATCAACACATTGACCCTTTTCAAGGAGAGTCTAATTACAGCCGCTAAAATACGCCTGTTTTTGTCCAACGAGGTGGCCTGGAGTTGACGATGTCTGCTGGGTCTGCCAGTTGATGAACTCAAGCAGAGCACATCAACAAGAGGGCTTCGTTCTTCTTCTGAAATGAGCGAAAATTTAGGCTTGGTTGAAGTCACGGGCTACATCTTACAGCTTTTTTACAATATTGCCTGTGCTTTTTGAGAAGTAACGAAAATTTTATAATTTTCTATACAGTCAAACAATTGTTATATTGAGTATCTTTTTAACATAGAATACCAAAATAACATTCTGAAAAACCATTATTAATGATGAAGATATAGCGGCACCGATAATTCCATAGTTCGATATAAAAAAAGCACCTAATACAAAAGCTAAAATTGTACAAATAACTAGATGATTCCGTAATACCCTTTCGTTCCCTGTCATATTGAGCAGTTGCGCCGATGCGCCAGTTGATACATTAATAAATTGCCCAATTGCTAACAGTAGCAAGATATTTTTACCAACCTTAAACTCCTCTCCAAAAAAAGAAAGAATAAATTCAGGAAAAATCATAAATAAGAGCAAAATGGGAAAAGCAAACAATATCATTAACTGTGTAGATTTTCGAACAAGTGAAGCCAGTACTTCCATATCGCCCTGTTGGTAGAGAGCCGCAAATTTAGGTACCGCAATACTACCTACCGCTGTAAGAACAAAGCTGATCAGCATAGCTGCACGATTAGCAGCACTATAAATACCAGCATTTTTACTTGGCTCCCATATCCCTATAAAAAGCATCGGAAACCAATTAATGATCATATTCATGATCACAATACCAAACATAGGGATACTAGTTACAAAAATTTCTTTATTTTTAATATAGGGCAGAAATTGATTAAGTGAGCAGGTTGCTTTTTCCCAAAACCACCTCCCTATGAGCAAAGTTACAATTGTTGCGAATAAATATCCCCAGGCAGCACCGTTCAGTCCATAGGTTGGAACAAAACTGATAGCGAACAAACATGTTAGCAGCGGTATATATACACTCAGCAGTGAAATTGATGCGGCTGTCTTCAGTAAACCTTGCAAGGCATGGGCATGAAGGGTAAGAAGGGCAAGGGGAACAACTGCTAGGGCCATAATCGCGAGAGGTTGAGTCAGTTCCGGTTTTACAAAAACAACCCTACCCAGCCATGGTGATAACAAATAAAGAAATATTGACAAAATAACTCCCGCAAGCAAAGTATAAAGCATGCCTTTGCGATAAATGCCAAGTACTTTTCCCGGTTGCTCTATAGCAACATTGGAGGCGATTAATTTGGTTAATGCACTTTCCATCCCAATTCTACTTATTGCTGCAGTAATCAGGACAATGGTAAAAGCTATAAAAAATATACCAAACTCCTTTGTACCCAGTAGCCGAGCCAAAACAACATGCATGCTAAACGTCAAACCAGCAGCTAAAATTTTGAGTACAGATGCAACTGCTGCCCCCCGGAGTAACTCCTGTATATGATCATCAAAACGACTCATAATTTTGTTAATGAGACAGGGCAATCTCTTTTTTAGGTTATTAATGTTACTCCTCCTTATTCAATAAGAGAACCCAAGTACATTTGCATCGTTAAACCGACGATTAAAGGAGTTTCAGTCTCAACCTCGCACCCTGGGCGATAACTAACTAATCTAATGTACTTCCCCCTTCATTTCGTGTTTTTTCTAAGGGGCACCAACCTTATAAAGAGTAACAGGAACCGCCCCTGGCAACTTCACAGCTCCTCCCACGTCTTTCTGCTTATCAATGAGGAGGTACCAAAGACGGGGGTTGTGCGCTGTTCCCAGCCGCCCTGCGTGCCCTTGAGGTTTAAATGCCGGATTAATGTTTGCAAGCAGAAAATCCCTGCTATTCTTGATGTTAAATAAAGGCCACCCAGCACGTGGCATACTATTTCCCCCATACCCAAACAAACGAATATTCTGACTATTCTCAATTAACATCAGTGTATAATCCCCTTCCCCTTTCACACCAAAAAAATCAACGTTTCGAGCCTTAACTAGATCGATCATGTTAACCCCATTACTGTGCTCGGTATTAATCGCATAGAATGACATTTTTTCGTGTGTACTGCGTATGAGAATACGCCGAAAATCAGGCCCCTGAGCATGTGGAGCGCTGTGGTAGAGGTTCAGAGTGTACCACAGCCCTCCACCGTGACCTGTTACAAGGATTTGTGGTTCACAGGCTACAGGAGAGAATGGGGTCCACCCGGTTTGGACAGGTCGAATATCACGGACAATAGAGCGCCGACCAGCTCGCCACCGCAAGGCATAGGCAGCAGGGAATCTAACAGGTACAGAGATGCCAATAAATGCTAGCACTGTCTCGGCTTGGGCATCATCAACCGTATCTATCAGAGGCCGTGCATAGTCAGGATCAGCCCAAGCATCTGCATTATCGTGGAGACCAATTATCGACAATGCGGAATTGACGCCGATAAACTTTGTCTTAGGTCCTAGATGAAGAGGAGAGGAAATCCGAAAGTCACCTTTCGGGAGAAACACGATTTCATTTTCATCAATTGCATGCTGCAGCGCTGCTGTGTCGTCGGTTTTACCATCGCCAGCAGCATGGTAGGGAGCATCGCGAACGTTGACCGAACCAGCTGACAAATACGACGGGAAAGGATGTGGCCAAGTATGCCGATCGGAAAAATTTAGAGTTGGCTCTGTCGCCTCATAATCCACGATTGTTATTGGGCTTTGAGTAGGTAAATGCTCTATAAATAAAGTATCTCTTTGTGTTCCGATATCCCAATCATTGATAGATTTTCTTTTGGTAGTTGCGGCGTACTCGCTAACATGCACCCAGCCATCAATATTACCAGCAACTTTTGGATTACCTCGCACATCCACAGCCGTTTTCGCATTTTTAATCCACACATTATTGAGTACCAATGATTTGTCAGCTCTGATTGCTGTATCAGGCTTATTGAGAATGAGTGTGGCATCAACCAAGCATAACGCACCATCACCGACATTCGTTTTGGTGGGTCCTTGTGATTTTATGCCACTTCCTTCAATATTGGCTCCAACAATAGTCATTGGCCCATTACTGTGGCAAATAATAGCGGCTTTATACTGACCTTTCAAAGTAAGATTAGAAAAAACAGGGGCTGGTTGTGTAGTACGCCTTGGTAAGTAGAGTCCGTATCGGCCACCTATGACAGTAAGCCCATGCGAGCCACCACCAGAGCCCGGCGCACCATATATCCCGGAAAAACCGTCACGTGCAAAAATTTTAACGTCCTCAATAACCGATCCCTGTGCGCTTTGATGCTCAATACCAACAGCCCCGAAATTTTCCTGACCAAGGTCAATATCAATATCGCGAATAGTCTGATAAAAATTAATATTAGGCTGTGATTTAGTTGGATCATTATAAGCTGAGTAGGGAGAATCCGTGAGTGATCTAGCCCAAAAACGAATCACTGGCTTGGGATAATTACGGTCGCCGAATCCAACTGCTTTATTCTTAAGCACTAACTTTGCACGTTGACCAAAACGTGGTCCTTCAATCGAGCAATGATGCTGAAATGGGGCGTCTTTCACAACCCCTTGAACACCTACTAATGTGTCAGAAATTAGATAATCTCCAGCAGGTAGATAAGTCACAAGTCTGGCATCACGCGCGTCCCGAATAGCTCGTTGGATAGCAATCGTCGAATCTTGGTAACCGCTCGGATCAGCCTCATAAGGAGGCTTAGTTACATCCAATATTCCAAGAGATAGCATTTTTACTTCCTTATATTCTTTAGACACCCGTTGCTCTATACCCTTAAGATCAGCACTACTCCGAATTGGTTTATCTTGCTCATTTTTTTCCCTGTTTACTTCTGAAGAAGAAATCATATAGGGTAGTAGCATGATAATAATATATATAGAGAATATATATCTCATTGACAATGGTTCAGTATATTTTCTTGCACAGGAAGGCCTTAAAGGTTAAGTATTTAAAATTATACAGATTCCAGAAGCCCGCCCTGTCGAGACAAGCTGCTGAAATTATTTATCTAAAAATTAATTACCGAACCATTGATTAATTGGTTAATATTTATTTCGGGCTACCAACTTAATCCGGGACAGAAAGTAAATCTGACTGTTACAGATTTAGGGGAGGGGGACAGCCAGCTCTATAACCCCTTAAATGTCAAACATGAAAAATCAGTGCGTTATCTTCAGCCAGTCTGGTTTATTGGTTTACTGAACCTCTCAACCTTTGATCTCAAACAGTTGATTTAGAGACATTCTGTGAGGGTCCCCTAAATCCGTAACAGTCAGGAAAATTATCTTGGAGGACACTTATAAAGTCAAGATGAACGGGGCGCACGTATTATTTACAAGATCGGTTAACTTTCAAGAGTTATTGATCAAGTCATGCTTTTGCCGTGTGAATATCTATGGGCAGTTTTTGCGGCTTGGCAGATTACACCTTAAAATCATGTTGCATTGCTCCGCTCAGCATGTCCCAGTACAAACACAACGTCATCTCCCATGAAAGCTAACAACCTCTCTAACGGTCTTCAGAAGAATCTTACTATCCAACATCAAAGACCATTGATCAATATATTCTAAATCCAAACGCATCCAACGCTCAAAATTAATATTGTTGCGCCCATTAACCTGCCAGGTGCAGGTTAATCCCGGCTTCATTGACAATCGACGACGTTGCCACGGCTCGTATTTTTTCACTTCCTCGGGCAGAGGTGGGCGCGGACCAACCAAACTCATATGCCCCATAACAACATTGAGTAACTGAGGCAGCTCGTCCAAGCTAGTCTTACGAAGAAATTTTCCAAAAGAAGTAATACGAGGATCATGGGTAATCTTGAAAACCGGGCCATCAGCCTCGTTATCTTCCTGTAAATCCCTTTTCATTTTTTCCGCATCTTTGACCATCGTACGAAACTTGATCAGGGGAAAGGTACGTCCGTACAACCCGCAACGCTGTTGAACAAAAAAAGCGGGCCCCTCAGAGGTGGCTTTTATCAAGAGAATAAGAACGAGGAATATCGGAGCAAGAAGAACAACACCTATTCCTGCAAAGGAATAATCTATAATATCCTTAATAATCAAGGCATTTTTTCGCTGGGATATTGTTGATAAGGATAAAGTAGGGTGACCAAAAAAATCCTGTATGGAGATAGATGCTATCTCAGGTTGATACATAATTTTTTCCAGTTGAAAATCGGGTACGATATGAACATTCACCCCTAAATGTTCTGCAAAACGAATAAGACTATCAATATCCTCTATTTTGTCTATATCAGCAGCAAAAATAATTTCATCGACAATATCCTCAGTCAGGATGATAGGCAAGGTACTGACCGAACCGAGAAGTCTGATCTCGCCAGAGAGATGTTTTTTTCCTTCTCGTTCATTATCATTATCCGTCGTCAAACAGCCGATAATTCGATACCCTGACCCCTTATGATTTCGGATTGCCTCAATGATCCGTTCCGCCCGCTGTCCAGCTCCGACAATAAGGAGATTGCGCGTATTATAACTCCGAGAACGGTAATATCGAAGAATATAATAAATAACCCCTTTACTCAGGAAGAGAAAAAAAGTCAGAAAGATAATAAAGAGCGCTAGTAGCATTCTGCTTACATTATGCTCGTGCAGCAGATAAAGCAGAATAATTGTACCGAACAGGATACTGACAACGGCCCTGATGACTCTCATGTATATCTGCAAGAGACTTTGAGTTCGATACGGTCGGTAGCACCCGGTTACAGAAAATGAAAAGAGAGCGATAATTATAGCAATCAACAGGACGAGATAGTAATTCGGCTCTGTTGAAAGGCCTTGCCCTGCAAAAAAAACAAAGCTTCTTTTCGTATGATAAGCCGCAACAAAAGCAAGGACCACCCAAAAAATATCCATAATCATGTGGATACGGGCTAACAATTTACTGTGTTCTCGCAACATATACTTTCAGCACTCAACCAATACCGCCAGCTGTATCCAAGCTGCGATAAAAAAGAAAAACAAGGCGTTATTTATACTCATTGACTACTTCTGTTTTTCTGGGTTTTCCACAACAAATAAATGTACAAACACCACAACCGATACCCATGATCACGATGGCCCTGCCGGTGCTGCTGTAAAAGCTGAAGGACCTGCGGAACATTCAGCAAGGTTTGCTCCTGACCAAGCAGTTGCTCTAGTTCATTTCCCAGTTCGTTTCTGAACCAATCATGGATAGGTACCCCGAAGCCCTGCTTCCGTCTGTTCCATATATTATCCGGTAATATATCAGAAAACGATCTTCGTAACATCTTTTTTCCTGTAGCCCCTGATCGGTGCCAGCTTCGGGGAAAAGAAAAAGCAAGCTCCACAACATCACGATCAAGAAACGGGGCTCTGCTCTCCAAGGAATTACCCATAGATGCGCGGTCAACCTTCACCAAAATATCCTGGGGAAGATAAATAAGAGCATCAGCAAACATCATCCGCTGGATATCATCAAGATTGCATTCCTCGGGGATGTTCGGTGGGGCATGCCCCCTGCCCTGCAATTCGGGAAACAACGCATTATAATCGTTACCGGCATAAAGGACCGGAGCAAAATAAGGGGTTTCCTCCTCAATCCGATTCAAGATATCCTGAAAAAGATGCGCTTTTTTTATAAGCGAATGGCTATGATGAGCCATAGGCTCCGGGATTGCCCGGATAATCTTTTCCGCACCAAGGCGAAGCGGTTTGGGCAGCCGGGTATACCAGCGAAGAATGGACCTAGCCTGATAGCGTTGATAGCCGCTGAACAGCTCGTCGCCGCCGTCGCCGGACAATGCCACCTTAACCTTTGATGCGGCAAGCTGTGACACCATTGCTGTAGGCAAAAGCGATGAGTCGGAAAAAGGCTGACCGATATTATTCAGGATCAATCCTGTCAGATATTCCCGATCCCATGAGTCCAACACCTTGACATAATGATCCGTGTTCTGTTGAACAGCGATCTGTTCAGCAAACTTACGCTCGTCATAAGAACGTTCGTGAAAACCGATAGTGAAGGTCTTCGGATGCACGCCCAGCTCGGCAGCCATGATCGAAACCACCAGGGAAGAATCAACGCCTCCGGAAAGAAAGGCCCCGACCTCGACATCGGCAACCATGCGGCGTTCAACGGCCCGTATAAATGTGCTGCGCAATTCAGCAGCGGCATCTTCCCGACTTCCGGCATAAGAACGTATCTGTAAGGACCAATAGGACTCTTCTCGGCAGGATGCTCCGGGTGACCAATGAAGAAGATGTCCGGGCAGAACCTCATGCACCCCCTGATATGCTGTTGTTCCTGGAAGGTAGTAGCCGTGGCGAAGAAAATCAGCGGTAGAATCCAAATCCTCCTCCCATGCTCCGGCTACCAGCCTACTCAGAGCCGGAAGTTCCGAAGCGCAGAGCAAAAAAGAACCTGCTGCTTGGTAATAAAGCGGCTTTTTCCCCATCCGATCCCGACAGAGAAGGAGCTTTCTTTCCTGATTATCCCAGAGCGCAAAGGCCCACATCCCCTCCATTTTGTCGAGGAAAGAGATCCCCTGAGTGATCAGGCCAGCAAGCAGAACCTCGGTGTCACCTTTGGTCTGAAATTGCCACCTCCCCTCTAACAGCGGGCGAAGCTCCTTGTAATTATATATTTCACCGTTATAGCTGAGAACAAAACGCCCGTCAGGACTCTGCATGGGCTGGAGACTGCCAGCCTGATCGATGATCGAAAGGCGGCGATGGCCGATACTGACGTCCCTACCCTGCCAGATTCCTTTATCATCAGGACCGCGATGCTGCATAGCGGTCAAAGCACGGCTCATCTTTATCCGAAGTTCTTCATCGGTTAGATGCTCATTATAAAGCAGGGCAACGCCGCACATAGCCTATATTTTTTCCTTCGGGGCTGTAATCATCTTATTAATGCCGATCGACCTTTCAAGTAACCTACTGATTCTCTTCTATAAACTGACAAACCTCTGAGCTGAGCCCTAGGGATCGACCGAACTCGTCAAACCATTCCCGCTCACTCTCTGTATCAATGAGCACTGCCGAGGCAGCAACGGCGTACATGGCCTGTCCCAGTCGAATATCTTCAACCCCCTGAGTCAGTTCAGCAATGGTACGGGGGTGATGCAGCTCTTCCAAAAGGAACATTTTTTCTTCCTGGGCAAGATCCACAGCACGCAGGCGATCAAGAATTGCCTTTTCTTCTTCGTTATCAAGCATACCGTCCGCATGGGCAGCTCCGACCATGACCTGAATCAGGCGGCGGGCAACGTCCTGCTCGTTAAGCACTGTTCTCAATGGTTCGACAGAGGCTGTCTGCGGTGAACTCGTCGGTACTGAAGAAAGAGAGCTCATAGCCTGTTCCTGTTGCACCCCGGTTGGCGGAGGCGGGGGCGGAGGAGCAGAGGCAGGCTGTACTGGCGCTGCCTGTGGGCTATACTGGGTTCCGCCCCCAACAGCTGCCTGGCGCTGCTGGGTCTGTTGACTTGTTCGGTATATTTCATAGGCCCCTACCCCCAGCCCAATGGCAGTGAGCAACCCTTTACCGGACGTCAAATTACCGGTAAGATTGCCAAGTAAGGAACTTTTTTTTGAGACATGCTGAGAAGATGTGCTTTGCCGATAGCCTCCATCTCCTCCTTTGTACTTATGCTTTTTTTTATATTTTTTATGCTTCTTTTTAAACTGGTTCCCGCCGGAACCGGTGACCTCATGCAGCAGTTTCCCCAACAATTTTTCAACGTCCATAGACTCTCCTGAAAAAAATAAATATCCCACCCCTGCCTATGATGAACAAAAACAATCTCCAATACCTTCTTGATAGAATCAGCCTATTGTACCTTTTGCGTCGTTGGAAGCAAGAAGAATTCGACCATTCGCTCAGAGAATCGCTCAGGTACCAAGGAGTATTACCTCTATATCTTCAATCCGTTGTAAAACCTGAGAGTTGCTAATTCTCATTTTTCCTTTTTCCACCCTTAACTCATGAAAGTTGACAAGAAAAAATCCCGCCCCAGTGCGAATTATGAAAAAACCAGCTTGCAGGAACCCGTTTTTTTGCTACACTAAAAAATTCGTCGCAAATAAAGGCGACCATAAAAACATCGGATAAAAAATGAAAAAAGGCAGCTCGTTGTTTACTGGTTTGAGAGACAAACTTGCTGGGGAAGAAAAAAGCCGCTTTTCCCCTCTTGCCTGCCTCAGCCAAGACAGCATTCGCAGAACAAAGGAGACCCGACAGGGGTACCGACAGCCGTTCGCCAAGGACGCCGACCGCATTCTTCATTCCAAGGCCTATACCCGCTATATTGACAAAACCCAGGTTTTTTCGCTGATCGATAATGATCACATCACGCATCGCGTGCTGCATGTACAACTGGTCTCCAGAATTGCCAGAACAGCAGGACGCTTTCTGGGATTAAATGAGGATCTTATTGAGGCGATTGCCTTGGGCCAT from Candidatus Electrothrix communis encodes the following:
- a CDS encoding sugar transferase, whose translation is MDIFWVVLAFVAAYHTKRSFVFFAGQGLSTEPNYYLVLLIAIIIALFSFSVTGCYRPYRTQSLLQIYMRVIRAVVSILFGTIILLYLLHEHNVSRMLLALFIIFLTFFLFLSKGVIYYILRYYRSRSYNTRNLLIVGAGQRAERIIEAIRNHKGSGYRIIGCLTTDNDNEREGKKHLSGEIRLLGSVSTLPIILTEDIVDEIIFAADIDKIEDIDSLIRFAEHLGVNVHIVPDFQLEKIMYQPEIASISIQDFFGHPTLSLSTISQRKNALIIKDIIDYSFAGIGVVLLAPIFLVLILLIKATSEGPAFFVQQRCGLYGRTFPLIKFRTMVKDAEKMKRDLQEDNEADGPVFKITHDPRITSFGKFLRKTSLDELPQLLNVVMGHMSLVGPRPPLPEEVKKYEPWQRRRLSMKPGLTCTWQVNGRNNINFERWMRLDLEYIDQWSLMLDSKILLKTVREVVSFHGR
- a CDS encoding flippase gives rise to the protein MSRFDDHIQELLRGAAVASVLKILAAGLTFSMHVVLARLLGTKEFGIFFIAFTIVLITAAISRIGMESALTKLIASNVAIEQPGKVLGIYRKGMLYTLLAGVILSIFLYLLSPWLGRVVFVKPELTQPLAIMALAVVPLALLTLHAHALQGLLKTAASISLLSVYIPLLTCLFAISFVPTYGLNGAAWGYLFATIVTLLIGRWFWEKATCSLNQFLPYIKNKEIFVTSIPMFGIVIMNMIINWFPMLFIGIWEPSKNAGIYSAANRAAMLISFVLTAVGSIAVPKFAALYQQGDMEVLASLVRKSTQLMILFAFPILLLFMIFPEFILSFFGEEFKVGKNILLLLAIGQFINVSTGASAQLLNMTGNERVLRNHLVICTILAFVLGAFFISNYGIIGAAISSSLIMVFQNVILVFYVKKILNITIV
- a CDS encoding O-antigen ligase family protein gives rise to the protein MSIVLLKPGRVVSIISRDKIYFMFVLYIIFSILWSKNKPSSITASAVIFFSYIFSCSIVLQYKYIEAAKIINFGLLIGIILSLLVVYFKPAMGLMLDGSTSGAGWNGIYIHKNQLGRCASTSLICLFFLFFHKRRIVYIVGAGGALVCLYFSLSGTMLLSTFFAILVMSINHFFRFGKKIYFTLITILYVISAFLYFFSSRFSVAIEVVLKFLGRNIERNTFMIRQYLWDYLYFQGMKDPLAGAGIDAFWPDEGLFLRVLNDENNMWNASQSHNGFIELWLQLGIIGFIIFSLINFKAMIKLYARYDEIPFGLKNLYLGLCANYYLMNTTYSTLIGQTFLPWLIFSIFYFYVISWRSMNHGTY
- a CDS encoding glycosyl hydrolase family 28-related protein, whose protein sequence is MRYIFSIYIIIMLLPYMISSSEVNREKNEQDKPIRSSADLKGIEQRVSKEYKEVKMLSLGILDVTKPPYEADPSGYQDSTIAIQRAIRDARDARLVTYLPAGDYLISDTLVGVQGVVKDAPFQHHCSIEGPRFGQRAKLVLKNKAVGFGDRNYPKPVIRFWARSLTDSPYSAYNDPTKSQPNINFYQTIRDIDIDLGQENFGAVGIEHQSAQGSVIEDVKIFARDGFSGIYGAPGSGGGSHGLTVIGGRYGLYLPRRTTQPAPVFSNLTLKGQYKAAIICHSNGPMTIVGANIEGSGIKSQGPTKTNVGDGALCLVDATLILNKPDTAIRADKSLVLNNVWIKNAKTAVDVRGNPKVAGNIDGWVHVSEYAATTKRKSINDWDIGTQRDTLFIEHLPTQSPITIVDYEATEPTLNFSDRHTWPHPFPSYLSAGSVNVRDAPYHAAGDGKTDDTAALQHAIDENEIVFLPKGDFRISSPLHLGPKTKFIGVNSALSIIGLHDNADAWADPDYARPLIDTVDDAQAETVLAFIGISVPVRFPAAYALRWRAGRRSIVRDIRPVQTGWTPFSPVACEPQILVTGHGGGLWYTLNLYHSAPHAQGPDFRRILIRSTHEKMSFYAINTEHSNGVNMIDLVKARNVDFFGVKGEGDYTLMLIENSQNIRLFGYGGNSMPRAGWPLFNIKNSRDFLLANINPAFKPQGHAGRLGTAHNPRLWYLLIDKQKDVGGAVKLPGAVPVTLYKVGAP
- a CDS encoding sulfotransferase domain-containing protein, with translation MREYIDFFLKGNFSKKQTLINYCNKFISLSRCCVTDKKGGLLLNSMPKSGTHLLERIVSSLPGIQNSGFFYSHISYGKYKVNLTEKKRILSLLNRKYFVGTHMPFAKQDCRTLNELGYKHILLVRDPRSIVVSQYFHAINRGTNRLHDRIVNKNKVDGLWDIILGLEGLGTGQFLGISPVEDYYRSFCKWITEGVHLVSFESLIGEKGGGEREKQFDAIAGIARYLDIFISDEDIQYIVHRSFDSEANTFRSGKINEWKKHLTYEQEAYINNVLRYELIKLKYL